A window of the Streptomyces griseochromogenes genome harbors these coding sequences:
- a CDS encoding TetR family transcriptional regulator, with product MLPTGSGSTTRDAIHTAAAQLFRDQGFARTTVRRIAADAGTDPALVIRHFKTKELLFLETMHLTIDDAPLLDVPLEQLGERLAELLLDLDGSARGIFLALVHGSNEPQILDRLRKTHEDVFIVPLRSRLSGPDADLRARLAASMAGGLLYALWVAGDERLLRTDRKELITRYGALLQEVLTPRG from the coding sequence ATGTTGCCGACCGGATCCGGTTCGACCACCCGCGATGCCATCCACACCGCCGCCGCCCAGCTGTTCCGGGACCAGGGATTCGCCAGGACCACCGTCCGGCGGATCGCGGCGGACGCCGGGACCGACCCGGCGCTGGTGATCCGTCACTTCAAGACAAAGGAACTGCTGTTCCTGGAGACGATGCATCTGACCATCGACGACGCGCCGCTGCTCGACGTCCCGCTGGAGCAGCTGGGCGAACGGCTCGCCGAACTCCTTCTCGATCTCGACGGTTCCGCCCGGGGCATCTTCCTCGCCCTGGTCCATGGCAGCAATGAACCGCAGATCCTCGATCGACTGCGGAAGACGCACGAGGACGTGTTCATCGTGCCCCTGCGCAGCCGACTGTCGGGCCCCGACGCCGACCTGCGCGCACGGCTGGCGGCGTCGATGGCGGGCGGACTGCTGTACGCCCTCTGGGTGGCAGGGGACGAGCGCCTGCTGCGGACGGACCGCAAGGAACTCATCACGCGCTACGGCGCCCTCCTCCAGGAAGTCCTGACACCGCGTGGCTGA
- a CDS encoding SGNH/GDSL hydrolase family protein — protein MSTTVATVGALALGVAGTTAHASAPLNYAALGDSYSAASGVLPVDLTNLLCLRSTANYPHLIAARTGARLKDVTCGAAQTKDFTQSQYPGVAPQVNAVTRDTDLVTLTIGGNDNGTFINAMLACGTAGVLSGGKGSPCKDRYGTSFDDAIDANTYPALESALRSVRAKAPNARVAVLGYPWITPPTADPSCFVRLPIASGDVPYVHALQAHLNAVVERAAQETGATYVDFAQASAGHDACQPTGSRWIEPLLFGQNIVPVHPNALGEQRMAERAAIVLGLD, from the coding sequence ATGAGCACGACAGTCGCAACGGTCGGCGCCCTGGCCCTCGGCGTCGCCGGCACCACCGCCCACGCGTCCGCGCCCCTGAACTACGCCGCCCTCGGCGACAGTTACAGCGCCGCCTCGGGCGTCCTCCCCGTGGACCTCACCAACCTGCTCTGCCTGCGCTCCACCGCCAACTACCCCCACCTCATCGCCGCCCGCACGGGAGCCCGCCTGAAGGACGTCACCTGCGGAGCCGCCCAGACCAAGGACTTCACCCAGTCCCAGTACCCCGGAGTCGCGCCCCAGGTGAACGCGGTCACCCGGGACACCGACCTGGTGACGCTCACCATCGGCGGCAATGACAACGGCACCTTCATCAACGCGATGCTCGCCTGCGGCACGGCGGGTGTCCTCAGCGGTGGCAAGGGCAGCCCCTGCAAGGACAGGTACGGCACCTCCTTCGACGACGCGATCGACGCGAACACCTATCCCGCGCTGGAGTCCGCCCTGCGCAGCGTCCGCGCCAAAGCACCGAACGCCCGTGTGGCGGTGCTCGGTTACCCGTGGATCACGCCTCCCACGGCCGACCCGTCGTGCTTCGTCCGGCTGCCCATCGCCTCCGGCGACGTGCCCTACGTGCACGCGCTCCAGGCGCACCTCAACGCCGTCGTCGAGCGCGCCGCCCAGGAGACGGGCGCCACCTACGTCGACTTCGCCCAGGCGTCCGCCGGCCACGACGCGTGCCAACCCACCGGCAGCCGCTGGATCGAGCCACTCCTGTTCGGACAGAACATCGTCCCGGTCCACCCGAACGCCCTCGGCGAGCAGCGCATGGCCGAGCGCGCCGCGATCGTCCTCGGCCTCGACTGA
- a CDS encoding CsbD family protein has product MAGNQKAKAKMEQAKGKAKATVGRTLGNERMAAEGQAEKSKGDARQAKEKAKDMFKH; this is encoded by the coding sequence ATGGCCGGAAACCAAAAGGCAAAGGCCAAGATGGAGCAGGCCAAGGGAAAGGCCAAGGCGACGGTCGGCCGCACGCTGGGCAATGAGCGGATGGCGGCCGAGGGGCAGGCCGAGAAGTCGAAGGGCGATGCGCGTCAGGCGAAGGAGAAGGCGAAGGACATGTTCAAGCACTGA